In one Umezawaea sp. Da 62-37 genomic region, the following are encoded:
- a CDS encoding response regulator transcription factor: MRVVIAEDSVLLRVGVQRLLADEGIETVAAVEDGVALLAAIDEHRPDLALVDVRMPPTFTDEGLRAAIEARKRIPNLPVLVLSQYVEERYAVELLAGGASGVGYLLKERVADVAEFVAAVRRVADGGTSIDHEVITQLMARSRRNPVDSLTAREREVLGLMAEGLSNAAIAASLVVSDGAVEKHVGNIFAKLGLEPSTSEHRRVRAVLAYLDIG; encoded by the coding sequence GTGCGCGTGGTGATCGCGGAGGATTCCGTCCTCCTGCGGGTGGGGGTCCAGCGCCTGCTGGCCGACGAGGGCATCGAGACGGTGGCGGCGGTGGAGGACGGGGTGGCGCTGCTCGCGGCCATCGACGAGCACCGCCCCGACCTGGCGCTGGTGGACGTGCGGATGCCCCCGACGTTCACCGACGAGGGTCTGCGCGCGGCGATCGAGGCCCGCAAGCGCATCCCGAACCTGCCGGTCCTGGTGTTGTCGCAGTACGTGGAGGAGCGCTACGCGGTCGAACTGCTGGCCGGGGGCGCGAGCGGCGTCGGCTACCTGCTCAAGGAGCGGGTGGCCGACGTCGCCGAGTTCGTCGCGGCGGTCCGCCGGGTCGCCGACGGCGGCACGAGCATCGACCACGAGGTCATCACCCAGCTGATGGCCCGCAGCAGGCGCAACCCGGTCGACTCGCTGACCGCGCGCGAACGCGAGGTGCTCGGCCTGATGGCGGAGGGCCTGTCGAACGCGGCCATCGCCGCCTCGCTGGTGGTGTCCGACGGCGCGGTCGAGAAGCACGTGGGCAACATCTTCGCGAAGCTCGGACTGGAGCCCAGCACTTCGGAGCACCGAAGGGTTCGCGCGGTGCTCGCCTACCTCGACATCGGCTGA
- a CDS encoding sensor domain-containing protein — translation MTTRPLPKIARTSVFLLVNFFISTLWFVVLVSMFATSIGLAVVWLGIPLLAVTLLIARGASALERMWVHTMLGTYVASPYRPLPEGGVLARTKAVITDPAAWRDLGYWMLMFPLSIVEFVLVVTFWPVALSLIAYPLVYDRLMAYVVVELPGGGEWAVDSFARAIPVTVVGLLLGLLTVPLVRGLGRLHGSLARNVLGPSRTALLSAEAKRLHASRARGVDSAEAERRRIERDLHDGAQQRLVAVAMTLGRAKTKMDSDPDAARELIAEAHVDAKLAISELRDLARGIYPSVLGDRGLDPALSSLISKCPIPVDLSVDVEPRPPTAVESAAYFTVAETLTNIAKHAEATRVGVKVFRTDRSVVVEVTDDGKGGAEVRKGGGLAGLADRAATIDGVVVVVSPVGGPTVIRTELPCAW, via the coding sequence ATGACGACGCGACCACTTCCCAAGATCGCCAGGACCAGCGTCTTCCTGCTGGTCAACTTCTTCATCAGCACCCTGTGGTTCGTGGTGCTCGTGTCGATGTTCGCGACCAGCATCGGACTCGCGGTCGTCTGGCTGGGCATCCCGCTGCTGGCGGTGACGCTGCTGATCGCGCGCGGCGCGTCGGCGCTGGAGCGGATGTGGGTGCACACGATGCTGGGCACCTACGTGGCCTCCCCGTACCGGCCGCTGCCCGAGGGCGGGGTGCTGGCGCGGACGAAGGCCGTGATCACCGATCCGGCGGCGTGGCGGGACCTGGGCTACTGGATGCTGATGTTCCCGCTCAGCATCGTCGAGTTCGTCCTGGTCGTCACTTTCTGGCCGGTGGCGCTGTCGCTGATCGCGTACCCGCTGGTCTACGACCGGCTGATGGCCTACGTCGTCGTCGAGCTGCCCGGCGGCGGTGAGTGGGCCGTCGACTCGTTCGCCCGCGCCATCCCGGTGACGGTGGTCGGCCTGCTGCTCGGCCTGCTCACGGTGCCGCTGGTCCGCGGCCTCGGCAGGCTGCACGGTTCGCTGGCCCGCAACGTCCTCGGTCCGTCGCGCACGGCCCTGCTGTCCGCCGAGGCGAAGCGGCTGCACGCGAGCCGGGCCCGCGGCGTCGACTCGGCGGAGGCCGAGCGCAGGCGGATCGAGCGCGACCTGCACGACGGCGCGCAGCAACGGCTGGTCGCGGTGGCGATGACGCTGGGCAGGGCGAAGACGAAGATGGACTCCGACCCGGACGCGGCCCGCGAGCTGATCGCCGAGGCGCACGTCGACGCGAAGCTGGCCATCTCCGAGCTGCGCGACCTGGCCCGCGGCATCTACCCGTCGGTGCTGGGCGACCGCGGGCTCGACCCGGCGCTGTCGTCGCTGATCTCGAAGTGCCCGATCCCGGTCGACCTGAGCGTCGACGTGGAGCCGCGGCCGCCGACCGCCGTGGAGAGCGCCGCCTACTTCACCGTCGCCGAGACGCTGACGAACATCGCCAAGCACGCGGAGGCGACCCGCGTCGGGGTGAAGGTGTTCCGGACCGACCGCTCGGTGGTCGTGGAGGTCACCGACGACGGCAAGGGCGGCGCCGAGGTGCGCAAGGGTGGAGGCCTCGCGGGCCTCGCGGACCGGGCTGCGACCATTGACGGTGTGGTCGTGGTGGTCAGCCCCGTCGGTGGGCCGACAGTGATCCGGACGGAGCTGCCGTGCGCGTGGTGA
- a CDS encoding multidrug effflux MFS transporter yields MTTATLGPSRLKLVGLLGALCTLGPLSIDMYLPAFPAMARELGTTAPQIQLSLTTFIIGLALGQLVVGPISDAVGRRKPLLIGLTAYVVFSLMAAIAPTALALASIRFAQAFGVAAGFVVATAVARDMFSGMAMAKFMSMLMLVNGLGPVIAPVLGGQVLRLTSWRGTFLVLAVIGTVLLIVLAMALPETHPAEKRVPANLKGTLRTFGRLLSDRYFVGYALAASFALGSLFAYVSGASFVLQNVFGLTPQQFSLVFGVNSAGILLAGSLNTWLTGRIMPRTLLTAGLAMATAGGLGLLTAGLAGGNLLAFLPPLFLLTTSVGVLLPNAATLAMNRHPESAGSASALLGVLQFLAGGLVAPLVGAAGTGSVIPMATVMFSLTIAALLAFTILTRGDRGITNDPTPNTIPEAATGVAPH; encoded by the coding sequence ATGACCACGGCCACCCTAGGACCGAGCAGGCTCAAGCTCGTCGGCCTGCTGGGCGCCCTCTGCACCCTGGGCCCGCTCTCGATCGACATGTACCTCCCCGCGTTCCCCGCGATGGCGCGGGAACTCGGCACGACAGCGCCGCAGATCCAGCTGTCGCTCACCACGTTCATCATCGGCCTCGCCCTCGGCCAGCTGGTGGTGGGCCCGATCTCCGACGCGGTGGGCAGGCGCAAGCCGCTGCTCATCGGCCTGACCGCCTACGTGGTCTTCTCCCTGATGGCGGCCATCGCCCCCACCGCGCTCGCGCTGGCGAGCATCCGCTTCGCCCAGGCGTTCGGCGTGGCCGCGGGTTTCGTCGTCGCCACGGCGGTGGCGCGGGACATGTTCTCCGGCATGGCCATGGCCAAGTTCATGAGCATGTTGATGCTGGTCAACGGCCTGGGCCCGGTCATCGCCCCGGTGCTGGGCGGCCAGGTCCTCCGCCTCACGTCCTGGCGCGGCACGTTCCTGGTGCTGGCCGTGATCGGCACCGTCCTGCTGATCGTCCTCGCCATGGCGCTGCCGGAGACCCACCCAGCCGAGAAACGGGTTCCCGCCAACCTGAAGGGCACCCTCAGGACCTTCGGCCGCCTGCTCTCCGACCGCTACTTCGTCGGCTACGCCCTGGCGGCGTCCTTCGCCCTGGGGTCGCTCTTCGCCTACGTCTCCGGCGCCTCGTTCGTCCTCCAGAACGTCTTCGGCCTCACGCCCCAGCAGTTCAGCCTGGTCTTCGGCGTCAACTCCGCCGGCATCCTGCTGGCGGGCTCCCTCAACACGTGGCTGACCGGCCGGATCATGCCCAGGACCCTGCTGACCGCCGGTCTCGCCATGGCCACCGCGGGCGGCCTCGGCCTCCTCACGGCAGGCCTCGCGGGCGGCAACCTCCTGGCGTTCCTGCCACCGCTGTTCCTGCTCACCACCAGCGTCGGCGTCCTGCTCCCCAACGCCGCGACACTGGCCATGAACCGCCACCCTGAATCCGCCGGCAGCGCCTCAGCCCTCCTCGGCGTCCTCCAGTTCCTCGCAGGCGGCCTGGTCGCACCCCTGGTGGGTGCCGCGGGCACCGGCAGCGTCATCCCCATGGCCACCGTCATGTTCAGCCTGACCATCGCCGCCCTACTGGCCTTCACCATCCTGACCAGGGGCGACAGGGGCATCACCAACGACCCCACCCCCAACACCATCCCCGAAGCCGCCACAGGGGTAGCCCCCCACTGA
- a CDS encoding FAD-dependent oxidoreductase, with product MSDIKRIVVVGASAAGLTTAETLRREGFDGLVTLIGDELHLPYDRPPLSKQVLLGTWEPERTSFRDDATYQRLEIGLRLGVAATGVDLVSRTVALSTGDRVPYDRLVIATGVRPGRLRAGHELAGVHVLRTLDDTLALRAGLARASSVVVVGAGFLGSEAAAAARTLGKDVALVDMAPVPMSRQFGDELGGWIGDLHRDRGVDVRTGVGVSRLLGDTGVTGVELADGSVLAADLVLVAIGSVPATDWLTTSGIPLDDGVLCDATCQTAPGVYAAGDVARWYNRRFGALMRIEHRMNATEQAMAAARNLLGEPQPFTPVPYFWTDQFDARIQAYGVFPPEAKMTVALGEPANRKLVAHYHHEGALVGVLGWNMPRELRAARALLLED from the coding sequence ATGTCCGACATCAAGCGGATCGTCGTCGTGGGCGCCTCGGCGGCGGGGCTCACGACGGCCGAGACGCTGCGCCGCGAGGGTTTCGACGGACTCGTGACGCTGATCGGCGACGAACTGCACCTGCCCTACGACCGGCCTCCGCTGTCCAAGCAGGTGCTGCTCGGCACGTGGGAGCCGGAGCGGACGTCGTTCCGCGACGACGCCACCTACCAGCGGCTGGAGATCGGGCTGCGCCTCGGCGTGGCCGCGACCGGCGTCGACCTGGTGTCGCGCACGGTGGCGCTGTCCACCGGCGACCGCGTGCCGTACGACCGGCTGGTCATCGCGACCGGTGTGCGCCCCGGCAGGCTGAGGGCGGGGCACGAGCTGGCGGGCGTGCACGTCCTGCGCACCCTCGACGACACGCTCGCGCTGCGGGCGGGGCTGGCGCGGGCGTCGTCGGTGGTGGTCGTGGGCGCGGGTTTCCTCGGTTCCGAGGCCGCCGCCGCGGCGCGCACGCTCGGCAAGGACGTCGCGCTCGTGGACATGGCGCCGGTCCCGATGTCCCGGCAGTTCGGCGACGAGCTGGGCGGCTGGATCGGCGACCTGCACCGCGACCGCGGCGTCGACGTCCGCACCGGGGTAGGCGTCTCCCGGCTGCTGGGCGACACCGGGGTCACCGGCGTGGAACTGGCCGACGGCTCGGTGCTCGCGGCGGACCTGGTGCTGGTGGCCATCGGATCGGTCCCCGCGACCGACTGGCTGACCACCAGCGGGATCCCGCTGGACGACGGCGTGCTGTGCGACGCCACGTGCCAGACCGCGCCCGGCGTCTACGCGGCGGGCGACGTGGCCCGCTGGTACAACCGCAGGTTCGGGGCCCTGATGCGGATCGAGCACCGGATGAACGCCACCGAGCAGGCCATGGCCGCGGCCAGGAACCTGCTCGGCGAGCCCCAGCCGTTCACGCCGGTCCCGTACTTCTGGACCGACCAGTTCGACGCGCGGATCCAGGCCTACGGCGTCTTCCCGCCCGAGGCGAAGATGACCGTGGCGCTGGGCGAACCGGCGAACCGCAAGCTCGTCGCGCACTACCACCACGAGGGCGCGCTGGTCGGCGTGCTCGGCTGGAACATGCCCCGTGAGCTGCGGGCCGCACGAGCACTGCTGCTGGAGGACTAA
- a CDS encoding ferredoxin — translation MRVSIDEDGCVGAGQCVLAAPDVFDQRDEDGVVVLLDEEPGEHLHEATREAALLCPALVIHLAE, via the coding sequence ATGCGCGTGAGCATCGACGAGGACGGCTGCGTGGGCGCGGGCCAATGCGTCCTCGCCGCACCGGACGTCTTCGACCAGCGGGACGAGGACGGGGTCGTGGTGCTGCTCGACGAGGAGCCCGGCGAACACCTCCACGAGGCGACGCGCGAGGCGGCCCTGCTGTGCCCCGCACTCGTGATCCACCTGGCGGAGTGA
- a CDS encoding cytochrome P450: MTEAPSKPTTGPLPTARAEGCPFDPAAGFTELREKDPIARVECPAGMDAWLVTRYDDVRTVLSSSGLSSAVPVMAHADSNADFSQPINPGSIIQTDGEVHSRLRRLLTAEFTVKRIQALRPYIQKLIDDHIDAMLAGGDSADLVRDFALPIPSLVICELLGVPYEQRDQFQRQSAILTSVDVDPELSQRAIGEIQQFVGQLVVSKMQAPADDLISRLIARANESGQPLSVEELVVLALSLLVAGHETTANMIALSTATLLRNPDQLDELRANPELVPSAVEEMLRYLSVVQFGLFRAITEDIPLGDETLRAGEFLITSLASGNRDTSVFPDADALDVKRKASAHLAFGYGAHQCLGQQLARVELQQVFGTLFTRIPTLRLATPFEDLKFKDDTLVYGVRSLPVAWDAQN; encoded by the coding sequence ATGACCGAGGCTCCGAGCAAGCCGACCACCGGACCGCTGCCGACCGCACGCGCGGAGGGGTGTCCCTTCGACCCGGCCGCCGGCTTCACCGAACTCCGCGAGAAGGACCCGATCGCGCGGGTCGAGTGCCCGGCGGGCATGGACGCGTGGCTGGTGACCCGGTACGACGACGTGCGGACGGTGCTGTCCAGCTCCGGTCTCAGCTCCGCCGTGCCGGTGATGGCGCACGCCGACAGCAACGCCGACTTCAGCCAGCCGATCAACCCCGGATCGATCATCCAGACCGACGGCGAGGTGCACTCGCGGCTGCGCAGGCTGCTGACCGCGGAGTTCACCGTCAAGCGCATCCAGGCGCTGCGGCCCTACATCCAGAAGCTGATCGACGACCACATCGACGCGATGCTGGCGGGCGGCGACTCGGCCGACCTGGTCCGGGACTTCGCCCTGCCGATCCCGTCGCTGGTGATCTGCGAACTGCTCGGCGTCCCCTACGAGCAGCGCGACCAGTTCCAGCGGCAGAGCGCGATCCTGACCTCCGTCGACGTCGACCCCGAGCTCTCGCAGAGGGCGATCGGGGAGATCCAGCAGTTCGTCGGGCAGCTGGTCGTGTCGAAGATGCAGGCGCCCGCCGACGACCTGATCTCGCGGCTCATCGCCCGCGCCAACGAGTCCGGGCAGCCGCTGAGCGTCGAAGAGCTGGTCGTGCTCGCGCTGTCGCTGCTGGTCGCCGGGCACGAGACGACCGCGAACATGATCGCGCTCAGCACCGCGACCCTGCTGCGCAACCCCGACCAGCTCGACGAGCTGCGCGCGAACCCCGAGCTGGTGCCGTCGGCGGTCGAGGAGATGCTGCGCTACCTGTCGGTCGTGCAGTTCGGCCTGTTCCGCGCGATCACCGAGGACATCCCGCTCGGCGACGAGACCCTGCGCGCGGGCGAGTTCCTGATCACCTCGCTGGCCTCGGGCAACCGCGACACGTCGGTGTTCCCCGACGCCGACGCGCTCGACGTGAAGCGCAAGGCGTCCGCGCACCTGGCCTTCGGCTACGGCGCCCACCAGTGCCTCGGCCAGCAGCTGGCCCGCGTCGAACTCCAGCAGGTGTTCGGCACCCTGTTCACCCGCATCCCCACGCTGCGCCTCGCGACGCCGTTCGAGGACCTCAAGTTCAAGGACGACACCCTCGTCTACGGGGTGCGCTCGCTCCCCGTCGCCTGGGACGCGCAGAACTGA
- a CDS encoding helix-turn-helix domain-containing protein: MAVLASLPAPDPEEVTMGLRELKMARTRRLISDKAFELFARDGYHRTTIEQIAAAAGVGPRTLYRYFPTKETLVIEFVQTSLFDALAELRAHSTAAPLPVALNTVIANVLRVMATDPGRVLAVYRLAGSNASVRAQLADVLWQWREELAEEVEGLLETPNCRMTAGLTAAFAINIIETVVLAWVRSRGEADMHVLADHAMGLLRDGKIPVPTAG; the protein is encoded by the coding sequence GTGGCGGTGTTAGCCTCGCTGCCCGCGCCCGATCCCGAGGAGGTGACGATGGGGCTCCGCGAGCTGAAGATGGCCAGGACCAGACGTCTGATCTCGGACAAGGCGTTCGAGCTCTTCGCCCGCGACGGCTACCACCGCACCACCATCGAGCAGATCGCGGCGGCCGCCGGAGTGGGGCCGCGCACGCTCTACCGCTACTTCCCGACGAAGGAGACGCTGGTCATCGAGTTCGTCCAGACCAGCCTCTTCGACGCGCTCGCGGAACTGCGCGCCCACTCCACCGCCGCGCCGCTGCCGGTCGCGCTCAACACGGTCATCGCCAACGTTCTGCGAGTCATGGCGACCGATCCTGGCCGGGTGCTGGCGGTGTACCGGCTGGCCGGGTCGAACGCGTCGGTGCGCGCGCAGTTGGCGGACGTGCTCTGGCAGTGGCGGGAGGAGTTGGCCGAGGAGGTGGAGGGCCTCCTCGAGACGCCGAACTGCCGGATGACGGCGGGGCTCACCGCGGCGTTCGCGATCAACATCATCGAGACCGTCGTGCTGGCCTGGGTGCGGAGTCGGGGCGAGGCGGACATGCACGTGCTCGCCGACCACGCCATGGGCCTGCTGCGCGACGGCAAGATCCCGGTGCCGACGGCGGGATAG
- the hrpB gene encoding ATP-dependent helicase HrpB — protein sequence MELPNLPVRAVLDDVVGALAAHGCAVLVAPPGTGKTTLVPLALAEGHPGRVVVAEPRRIAARAAAARMASLLGEPVGQTVGYSVRGDRKVSRATRIEVVTSGLLVRRLQSDPELAGVGTVLLDECHERHLDADLLLALLLDARAGLRPDLRLLATSATVAADRLAELLGDAPVLRAEARTFPTTTEYVAPARKERIEGCVARATRRALSEGDGDVLVFLPGAAEIRRTAALLTMPDVDVLTLHGRLSAGTQDAALRPGARRRIVLSTAIAESSLTVPGVRAVVDSGLARVPRVDHRRGLSGLATVRVSMAVADQRAGRAGREAPGRVYRCWPEHEHSTLPRYPEPEIKTADLTRLALELACWGTPDGSALNWWDPPPAGALEVGRTVLRALGALDPDGRATDRGRRMSGLGLHPRLARALLDGAAEVGARTAAEVVALLDDDALTDSAELSTALRDLRSGHTDRSRRWSREAKRLAELVTGRGHDDPALVVALAHPERLARRRSGGTGVYLMAGGTAVELPFGSGLGDAEWLAVAVADREPGRSHGRIRLAARVDEALAVQAAPALLSTVDEVRWDRDVVANRVRRLGAIVLSSKPLRDPSAAAVRDALVAGLRSEGLGLLRWHADATRLRERLEFLHRVMGDPWPDVTDGMLLAGADGWLGGARRRADLAKIDAEKALRQLLPWPAAGRLDELAPDRLEVPSGSRIRIDYSGANPALLVKVQEVFGWTGTPRIADGRVPVVLHLLSPAGRATAVTGDLASFWRTGYPRVRSELRGRYPKHRWPDDPMTAAPARR from the coding sequence GTGGAACTGCCGAACCTCCCAGTCCGTGCCGTGCTCGACGACGTCGTCGGCGCGCTCGCCGCGCACGGCTGCGCGGTGCTGGTGGCCCCACCGGGCACCGGCAAGACCACGCTGGTGCCGTTGGCGCTGGCCGAGGGGCATCCCGGCCGGGTGGTCGTGGCCGAGCCGCGGCGGATCGCGGCCCGCGCGGCCGCCGCGCGGATGGCGTCGCTGCTGGGCGAACCGGTCGGGCAGACCGTCGGGTACTCGGTGCGCGGCGACCGGAAGGTGTCGCGGGCAACCAGGATCGAGGTGGTGACCTCGGGACTGCTGGTGCGCAGGCTCCAGTCCGATCCCGAGCTGGCGGGGGTGGGGACCGTGCTGCTCGACGAGTGCCACGAGCGGCACCTGGACGCCGACCTGCTGCTCGCGCTGCTGCTGGACGCGCGCGCCGGGCTGCGGCCGGACCTGCGGCTGCTGGCCACGTCCGCGACGGTGGCCGCGGACCGGCTGGCCGAGCTGCTCGGCGACGCGCCCGTGCTGCGCGCCGAGGCCAGGACGTTCCCGACCACGACGGAGTACGTCGCACCGGCGCGCAAGGAGCGGATCGAGGGCTGCGTGGCGCGCGCGACCCGGCGCGCACTGTCCGAAGGGGACGGTGACGTGCTCGTGTTCCTCCCCGGCGCGGCGGAGATCCGGCGTACGGCTGCGCTGCTGACGATGCCGGACGTGGACGTGCTGACGTTGCACGGACGGCTGTCCGCGGGCACGCAGGACGCGGCGCTGCGGCCCGGCGCGCGGCGGCGGATCGTGCTGTCGACGGCGATCGCCGAGTCGAGCCTCACCGTGCCGGGCGTGCGCGCGGTGGTGGATTCGGGGCTGGCGCGGGTTCCCAGGGTCGACCACCGGCGGGGGCTGTCGGGGCTGGCGACCGTGCGCGTGTCGATGGCGGTGGCCGACCAGCGCGCCGGGCGCGCCGGACGTGAAGCGCCCGGCCGGGTGTACCGGTGCTGGCCGGAGCACGAGCACAGCACGCTGCCGCGGTACCCGGAGCCGGAGATCAAGACCGCGGACCTGACGCGGCTGGCGCTGGAACTGGCCTGCTGGGGCACGCCGGACGGCAGCGCGCTGAACTGGTGGGACCCGCCGCCCGCCGGTGCGCTGGAGGTCGGCCGCACGGTGCTGCGGGCGTTGGGGGCGTTGGACCCCGACGGCCGCGCGACCGACCGCGGCAGGCGGATGTCCGGCCTGGGACTGCACCCGCGGTTGGCGCGGGCACTGCTGGACGGGGCGGCCGAGGTGGGGGCGCGGACCGCCGCGGAGGTCGTGGCGCTGCTGGACGACGACGCGTTGACCGACAGCGCCGAGCTGTCGACCGCGTTGCGGGACCTGAGGTCCGGGCACACCGACCGCTCACGGCGGTGGTCGCGCGAGGCCAAGCGGCTGGCCGAGTTGGTGACCGGGCGCGGGCACGACGACCCGGCGCTGGTGGTCGCGCTGGCGCACCCGGAACGGTTGGCGCGACGGCGTTCCGGCGGTACCGGGGTGTACCTGATGGCGGGCGGGACGGCCGTGGAACTGCCGTTCGGCAGCGGTCTGGGTGACGCCGAGTGGCTGGCCGTCGCCGTCGCCGACCGCGAGCCGGGGCGCAGCCACGGCCGGATCCGGCTGGCCGCCAGGGTGGACGAAGCCCTTGCCGTGCAAGCGGCTCCGGCCCTGCTGTCCACTGTGGACGAGGTGCGGTGGGACCGCGACGTGGTGGCCAACCGGGTCCGGCGGCTCGGGGCGATCGTGTTGTCCAGCAAGCCCTTGCGGGATCCCTCCGCGGCCGCCGTGCGCGACGCGCTGGTCGCCGGGCTGCGCTCCGAGGGGCTGGGGCTGCTGCGGTGGCACGCCGACGCCACCCGGCTGCGGGAGCGGCTGGAGTTCCTGCACCGCGTCATGGGCGACCCGTGGCCGGACGTGACCGACGGGATGCTGCTCGCGGGCGCGGACGGGTGGCTCGGCGGCGCACGCAGGCGGGCGGACCTGGCGAAGATCGACGCCGAGAAGGCGCTGCGGCAACTGCTCCCCTGGCCCGCGGCCGGGCGGTTGGACGAGCTGGCGCCGGACCGGCTGGAGGTGCCGTCGGGGTCGCGGATCCGGATCGACTACAGCGGGGCGAACCCGGCGCTGCTGGTGAAGGTGCAGGAGGTGTTCGGGTGGACCGGCACACCCCGCATCGCCGACGGCCGCGTGCCCGTCGTGCTGCACCTGCTCTCCCCCGCCGGCCGCGCCACCGCCGTGACCGGCGACCTGGCGTCGTTCTGGCGGACCGGCTACCCGCGGGTGCGTTCGGAACTGCGCGGCCGGTACCCCAAGCACCGCTGGCCGGACGACCCGATGACCGCCGCGCCCGCCCGTCGGTGA
- a CDS encoding GNAT family N-acetyltransferase: MVDPLHDPDDPDLLDPYRARELAGLVEAARVASGAVRYGRVGKVGCATVVVNRDNPFPSGNFACALDGSSAEVAGTLMRLERTFADIGRAEAVVYASPTTVAEIEGIADDTGWYAVEESMAVVHRGRVDVPARVRPARDADVEQVAVLVADELGLRLSGQRRLVRHLGQRWDDPRCVQLVVDDGERVVGFASGFAERGVGLVEQVVVLPARRRRGIGADLVSGAVAVLRDAGALLVAAHVDEGGAGERFAEACGFGSGYPVTAYVRRVDELLD; the protein is encoded by the coding sequence GTGGTTGACCCGCTGCACGACCCCGACGACCCCGACCTGCTCGACCCGTACCGGGCCCGTGAGCTGGCCGGACTGGTCGAGGCGGCGCGCGTCGCGTCCGGTGCGGTCCGGTACGGCAGGGTCGGGAAGGTCGGCTGCGCGACCGTCGTCGTCAACCGCGACAACCCGTTCCCGTCCGGCAACTTCGCCTGCGCGCTGGACGGGTCGTCGGCGGAGGTCGCGGGCACGCTGATGCGGCTGGAGCGGACGTTCGCCGACATCGGCCGCGCGGAGGCCGTGGTGTACGCCTCGCCGACGACGGTGGCCGAGATCGAGGGCATCGCGGACGACACGGGCTGGTACGCCGTCGAGGAGTCGATGGCCGTCGTGCACCGCGGGCGGGTCGACGTCCCGGCACGGGTGCGGCCCGCGCGGGACGCGGACGTGGAGCAGGTCGCGGTGCTCGTCGCGGACGAGCTGGGGCTGCGGCTCAGCGGGCAGCGGCGGCTGGTGCGGCACCTCGGGCAGCGGTGGGACGACCCGCGCTGCGTGCAGCTGGTGGTCGACGACGGCGAGCGGGTCGTCGGGTTCGCGTCCGGGTTCGCCGAACGCGGCGTCGGGCTGGTGGAACAGGTCGTGGTGCTGCCTGCGCGTCGACGGCGGGGGATCGGCGCGGACCTCGTGTCCGGCGCGGTGGCCGTGCTGCGCGACGCGGGCGCGCTGCTGGTGGCGGCGCACGTGGACGAGGGCGGGGCCGGTGAGCGGTTCGCGGAGGCCTGCGGGTTCGGCTCGGGCTACCCGGTGACGGCGTACGTCCGAAGGGTCGACGAACTGCTGGATTGA